Proteins encoded within one genomic window of Phototrophicus methaneseepsis:
- a CDS encoding sensor histidine kinase: MSDFDTYGDEQDPRSEIIALISKEMDVARRRLNEIKDQIESMQNSVEREQSRYTGIATELRNIKENLATVPREDIRDKYDEALDVRFRLATMRGQLEKFESNYQLLEQYQSLFSQVLSILQGYEVLPDANGSVEGGRGFDVVGVIRAQEEERQRLARQMHDGPAQSLTNFILQAEICQRLFDRNPDRAAEELENLKVNASKTFQKVRDFIFDLRPMMLDDLGVAPTVRRYLESYQEKNDIETRVQILSEDRRLENYREVLIFRSIQDSLSMARDYASPSRIEIRLDMSGETVKASIEDNGNGFDATVLDDEDLAEQTSDARVQALNMLKNTIELVGGVIHVQSSEVDGTVVRIEIPAGETVQVS; this comes from the coding sequence GGACCCACGGTCTGAAATCATCGCTCTGATCTCTAAAGAGATGGATGTCGCCCGCCGACGCCTGAATGAAATCAAAGACCAGATCGAAAGTATGCAAAATTCGGTCGAGCGTGAACAGAGCCGCTATACCGGTATCGCTACCGAACTGCGCAATATCAAAGAAAATCTGGCAACAGTCCCCCGTGAAGATATCCGTGATAAATATGATGAAGCGCTTGACGTTCGTTTTCGTCTGGCGACAATGCGCGGCCAGCTAGAAAAGTTCGAATCAAACTATCAGTTGTTGGAGCAGTATCAATCACTCTTCTCGCAAGTGCTGAGCATTTTACAGGGTTACGAAGTCCTGCCAGATGCGAACGGCTCGGTAGAAGGTGGACGTGGCTTCGACGTTGTAGGCGTGATTCGGGCACAGGAAGAAGAAAGACAACGCCTGGCCCGCCAGATGCATGATGGTCCGGCCCAATCGTTGACGAACTTCATCCTCCAGGCAGAAATTTGCCAACGTCTCTTTGATCGCAACCCGGATCGTGCAGCAGAAGAACTTGAAAACTTGAAGGTCAATGCAAGCAAAACGTTCCAAAAGGTGCGCGACTTTATCTTTGATCTGCGCCCGATGATGCTTGACGACCTCGGTGTCGCTCCGACAGTACGCCGCTACCTCGAAAGCTACCAAGAGAAAAACGACATCGAAACCCGCGTACAGATCCTCAGCGAAGATCGCCGCCTGGAAAACTACAGAGAAGTCCTCATCTTCCGCAGCATCCAGGATTCGCTCAGCATGGCTCGTGATTACGCCTCCCCTAGTCGTATTGAAATTCGCCTGGATATGTCTGGGGAGACGGTCAAAGCCAGCATCGAGGACAACGGCAATGGCTTTGATGCGACTGTGTTGGACGATGAAGACCTTGCAGAGCAAACAAGCGATGCGCGTGTGCAGGCGCTGAACATGCTTAAAAACACAATTGAACTCGTCGGGGGCGTGATTCACGTCCAGAGTTCTGAAGTCGATGGCACCGTCGTTCGTATCGAAATTCCGGCAGGTGAAACTGTTCAGGTCAGCTAA